Within the Thunnus thynnus chromosome 23, fThuThy2.1, whole genome shotgun sequence genome, the region ATCATATCCTATTGGATCATCTATGTCTCCTCTCTGCTTGCCATATTGCACTTTCCTATGCCCATGACCCACAACCTTTCACCAAGGCACTGGCAGCCTTAGAGCGACAGTATAGTCAACCACATCAACTGGCCCTGAAGGAGATACAGACCATATTAAATCTCCCTAAAATGGCTTATGGAGATGCCGAGGGGTTTCAAAACTTTGCTGTTAGAGCAAGGTCATTAGTGAGCATGCTACAATCACTCAGATCAGGAGAAGGTGCTGCACAACCAGCCTGTGCTTCACATGTTAAGCTATTGTTCAGTAAACTCCCTGTAGAGCTAGTTTCTAACTTTGCCAGACATGCCCACTCAGCCTCTCCTAATGCTCACAGTAACCTAGTGGACTTTTCTGCATGGCTTGAAGGAGAGGTGCAATGTCAAGCAGTTGTAGCACAGATCAGCAATCTTCAAATCGGTGTACCCCAAATTCAGAGGAAAGACAGAAGTCCAAGATTCAAGTTTCCATCAGCTATCATTCTCCACAGGGCTGACCAGAAGTCTTATGGTCTAAAGTCACATGGACACACTGCATCAGGACATCAGTAGTAGTCAAAGTAAGACTTTGCAACAAGAATAAGACATTTGATACCTATGCCATCTTAGTTGATGGATCTGAGCGTACAATGTCGCTACCAGGTGCTGCTAAGTATCTTGGTCTGGAGGGAGAGCCAGAAAAGCTTAAGCTGCgcacagtgagacagcagacataGACACTAGAAGGGAGAACTGTAAACCTCCAAATATCTGCTGCCTCATTCCCTGAGAGAAAATTTTCCATTGACAGCACTTTCTGCTGTTAAGCAGAGCTATCCTACTGATAAACTCAAGCAATGCTACCCACATTTACATGGTCTTTCACAGAGCTCCTTCTCTAAAGTTCAGCCACACATCCTCATTGGATCAGACAATCCAATTCTCATCACACCTATAGAACCGAACCGAATGCCCCTTCTCCACCGATCTGAGTGCAAACTTGAAGAAAACCCTGAATTGGCTGACATCTATAACAACAAGATCACCTAACTAAATCAGTCTGGTTTTGTTGCAAAACTCAATGCAGGACCGGCCAAATCAGATGTTGCTGAAATCTGGCATAATCAGAACCAGACAGATCCTGTAGAGGGTGCACTAGGACCCTAAGTTGGCATTGTGTCTCTGGTACCTTGGGCTATAGACAGACCTGTTTCCTACCAAACTCTAACCATGAGAAATTGTACAAAGTGCTGGCTTCACAATATGACCCTATTACCCCAAATCTCCTTCTCATGGGGCAGAGAGATGCTTGGCTTCCACAGGCTGTCGATGCAGATACCAACTTGCTTGGATGGAGATGCAGTCAAACACTAGCTGATCGGTTTTGGTAATGCTTCATCAAAAACTTCCTTCACAACCTACAGGTACAGAATAAATGGCAAAATGACACTTAGAATTCGAAGGAAGGAACAGTAGGCTTGTGAATGGACCCCCAACTACCTAGAGGACTATGGCTTGTAGGAAAGTGTCACGCCTCATACCCAGTCATGATGGAAGGACCCGAACTGTGGAGGTCACATCTAAAAAGAAGAGGTTTATTTGAACAGTAGCCCGACTTGTAATTCTTTCACCAGTTGAATCTGACTCCAAGAACTAACCTGTGATTTATCAAATGTACCATTGAAGGGGCGACTGTTAAATCACACGTCTCCACCCCACCTGAATCATCACATAGACTGCAACCCCTGACTAGTCCACTCCTGCAAGATTATATAACTCTGCCCCTCAGGCCTGTAACTCCCTCTTTTCCCTCCAAAGTATTCCAGGCAGAACAAAGAGAGAACCCATATACCTGAGTTTAATCCTATGTATCCTATCCTATGTAAGTGTTGGAACGGCTTCCTGGattctgtgtttaaatgtgcacCACATTAGATGTTCTGTGAGCCAACACCACCACAAACAGTATAGCTTCTtcagatgtcaaaagccaaaggtttgaaaccactggtttcatctccAACACTGTGTTGTATTGTAAAAGCTCATTATattcattgtgtcaaatcttcatctgaaaagtaactaaaattTTCTGAATAAAATTCTTGAACTGATACTGAGAAACCACTACATTcattacagatctttgacttaaattatttttatttcaaaaatcaATACACTTGTTAGAGGCACATTAATTCATCTGAATAAATTATAAAAGGAATGACAACTGCACCAAAACAATCAGACTAGATTGATATGACTAGCATTTGATATGACATGTTAAGTACATTCATTGTCAGTTTGAAGTGATATGAATCTTTTGGACTGACAACAGAACAGTATAGCTTATCAGCTCTTTATAGGTTTATCAATACTTTCTTCCCTTCAGAATCCTACCTCTGAATCAATGCCCACATCTCAGCTAATCAATGAAATCTGGTTTACTAATTGCTCACAATTGCACACACTCTAAGTTGCTAGCATGGCATCAAGCTATCGAACTCAATGATAGTgtaagaaggagataaacatcactttttttgtccgttattttgcctgctgctggggctgcttcgctgaaatttcgtagggggcgctattcagccagtttgcatcactgatggaatattgtcatgtagacatgttcaggccgggagaagtttggtgcagactggagcatttacaataaagttataacaacttcctctgtcatggtgaaacatcaaatctcaacggtgtgagaattttctgaagggtgagacatgtctgtcttgctcacaactgtgtcatcaaaatgatgcaagttttgggccaattcacttgaatttcaattagtaaattgaaaactcttgatgagtttgtgtgtaaaacaaattaatttcctaattttcatcaagtctatttttaaaaaaacttttgacccacatgacctggtcaaagtttgattgaaatgtgtactgtcaggtgtgcaATAAGTagctgcagctggacacagaaaaatactcatatatttgaatggagagtgtgagtgaactgctaggtgcttgggccctaataaaggaaaaactgcagtacagagctacaaattttagttttgatggtatttttctacagcactttatcactaaactgtcaccctcactccattttttcccttcccctcataggtcatccccactactgaattataaatataagacctataattattgtaaaataaatgataataacaccaccATACAAAGTTTGTGTATAATGTagtgtatgtatatagacctttctgctgtatcctacaaaaatgagctgcattcagcCCTCACACCAGTGGCGGCCGGTGACTCAAAAAactggggaggacaggaggaaaaccaacataccgcatcaaactatatcattgtcccccacctgataaaatctgaggggtggggggcaaaagaagagctcattttagccatggcgtggttcagatgtgtgattttaccaacaaagtgaaattcaaatttatggtattgttctattgtgacaacagatttatgttctcatcaaaagcagacaagatatcacatgatttacacgtgtttcctatgtattttcttagtatacagaaatatataaagtagcacaaagcttataatgtgatacaggaacagatcagtgctgaatactagaaagactgaacactaaaaacattcacagatctaaaagtgtaggttcacatcagaaagtattaatgcatgtatcaaatacatgacttacacactctcatctatgtgcacgacatacaaaatatagtctacaaagctgacatgttaacagtaggggtgcaacggatcacaaaactcaaagtttggatcgtatcacggatttgggTCAtggatcggatcatttttcgGAATAAAGATGGCTACAAAGTTAGCTACCAAATTGTTAGCTTGCAAATGTTAGCAGTCAATGTACTTGACTGCTTCCTTCTTGAGTAAATAGGTATAGTTCGATATTTTACCAGAATTTAGGTACCAATACcaaaacaataatttatatAATACTTTAGggaatatgaatgttttttctacAAAGCAACAAAAGAAACTTcttaatgaaatgttaaatgttgtctaaaCACAGTCGTACAATAATCTTGCCTACATATAATACACTGTCAAAAATTAGccaaaatttgatttaaatcattaACTATCTGATGAAAGAATCTGACCATGATATACTAGCTATACTACTAGTAAATAGCCACTATAGTAGCTTTCTGTTACTGACcatttttaaaggaccagtgtttaGTATTTAGTGGCACCTAGTGGTGAGGATGCAGTTTGCAACCAACAGAAtaccccctctcctccccttccaagcgtgtaggagaacctatggcgGCCACACAaacttattttcaggtgattgtacactaattaaaacatacttatgactattatattcaatttctgccaagtctgctcTGCTatatgccactaaattctaaacactgcacctttaagaataataacaaaaatgtacGAGCCCtagtttttttatattattttaaatcaaaatcccTGAGTTAATTAAAGTCTCCTCCATGTTTTTGTGTCAAGTAACAAGGTTTTGAAGCACTGTAATAAATAATGTGCAAATCTCAAACTCTGCTGCCTTATCTGTTATTATCCCCTCAGACATGCATTAAACCcaacgactaatcgattaactgagaaaatactTGACagattagttgcagccctagtaatAATACTCATTCAGTCTGTCTCGTTCAGAATTATGGCTTTGTGgacacaaataatgaaaatagagGCACAATTTGACCCCAAAAAACAAGCTTCTCTGCTAATTCAAGAGTACATATTTTGTGCACTTCAAGTAATCACATCAAAAGGCACATGATCAATACAGAGAGTACCCAGTACCATGTAGTCAGATGTAGTATATATAATTTTCCAGCAGTTATTTGGGGTCTATCTGAGCTTATGTAATCATTCACATCTTGGCTTTGGGACTCGAAGTGGAGTAAagatgctgctgcagaaaaGCCAAGATCTTCCTCCAGGAGTCCTCCTGAGCGTCTGAATGGGGTTTGGTTTGTCCTCCCCACATTACAATCACTGCAACACACAATGTTATATTTGAGAGAAGATTCTGCtaaaacagtcagaaaatacAGATTATTAAAACCTTAAATCAACGCAGCTGGAGGATTCTATTGGATGTATAAGGCAGAATAAAGTACATTGACATCAGGGCTGCAAAGTCCTGTAATTCTGAGTGTCATTCTGTCACACCAGTCCCCAGCAGATACATTCTGCTTCAGTTAATACAGGTTTAAATTCAGttgaagacacaaaacacatttgaaacaaCAGCAATAACTTACTGTAGTAAAAGTTGTACTGTAGACTCACTGCCTAAAGTGGCGCAAGTGTGAAAATTGCTGCAGAAATTATTTCCTTGTGGGACCTCACTTAGAAACTCATGTTTATCATTGTAATATATGTAaaggatttcactttttaagaGGGTTTGTAAAGAAATTTGTCAAGGAGATCCTGTAGAATCAGTTATACAGTGAAAATACAGTCAtcaaatgccattaaaataacaattataaCCTAAAAAACGTAAACTTTTTAATGTTGTCCAGTTTTACAGATGACAGACATTTTCCAACTTTGGAAAAGCCACAATCCTCTGCTCCATGAAATCAATTTAACTTTCATGCAAATTCAACTTCTTCATTAAATCATCTTCTGATCACATTCTGAGCTACTTGCCAACAAATGATCATTCAAGGACCCTTTAAGACGGATTGATCTGCCTACACAGGGACGACGGTGAGCTGCCACCCTGATATTTCTTGCACGCTTGCAGCTAAGTTTCCTTGCTGAAATTCCACTTTAACAGTATCACGTGTTTCTGATGCATTTCATCTGATAATGAAAGAAATCATCATTTGGTTCTCtgataaaatgtgaatgttttgttaGTATAATGTATAGTATAGTCACCTCCTTGTGTGCAAGTAGAACTCACCTTTGGCTTTTGTGCTTTCCATTATGAAGTTAGTAGCTCTGAAGTGAGGCGAGTAGGGCGGCTCAATCAGATGTCCAGTGTCAGGGTAATGTAGTCTGGTCAGCAGGTGATCGTTCCCTGCTGTATGCATCATCTGGGCGACCTGGGGGTCAAAGATCAAACAAATGTATTGTGCTAGGTGGACATATTTAACCAGAGGCCCTATTTCTTCATACACAGGTAACTGAGTTATTAGATGTGATATGAGCCTTTATTTTTCAGCTCTGTAAAGAtggatttaaatatatttggacTTGTTGTTGTGGCAAAAGATAGCTGCAGCCCTAGGGTGACATTATCTGATTTAAGACgtaattttctttgttttatgaaCAATTAGTtgcaatgaaaaaataacaaaatgtgatgAGGCAGCATGATCCTTTTCTTCAATTTGCATGAGCATCCTAATTTGACAAAtgatgatttattcatttaatgctttatttaaacaggtgGTCTGATTAAGATTAGGAtttctttttcaagagagacctgtgtacaagaataaacatacacagtttaagagtggacacacacacatttgacattttcacattaattaaaacagttACATGTGGGATTGCAAATACTTGAGTATTAGTATCCTTTTAAAATCTCTAAGTGAAACAAGAGAGTTTAGTTTCAAAGTTTTCTGCAGCTCATTCCATCTGTATGAAGTATTTGAAACCAGTTCTTCAAAGCTCAGTGTGAACATGATGTAAAGCTTATGAATGTCCAGTGACCTGAcattgtaaatactgtatttatgtgaCCAGACGTCACAATGCTGCTCCCTTCTGGTAAATGCAAGTCACAGCACCAAACACCAAAATCAGTTAAGGGTAATAAACACAACCAAAGGTCAAGGTCAGGAGAAGCATGCATACAATATCATCATTATCAAGTGCAGACATAACTGTAAACACtgtctagtgtgtgtgtgtgtgtgtgtgtgtgtgtgtgtgtgtgtgtgtgtactcacatCCTCAGCAGACTCCACTGCGGGTGTGTTCTGATCGTCATGACCGTTGACCAACAACATTGGACAGTTTATTCTTCTCACCTAACAAAGCATCAACACAAACTGGAGTTATTTAGAATGAACCattataagttgtttttttatcatacAAAGTGATAGGTGTTGGGCGCAGAACTTTAACTTTACTGTCCTTGAGGGGACATTTGTCTCGCAGTCAGGTGGTAACAATGACTCAACAAATGAAGACACAGAAAGCAAATTGTTGTCTGGTgccatgtgatgtgatgtgaacaCACAACATCTCAAATCTGCAGCCTACAACAACACAGTTTTTTAACAGTTAATAATAGAACAAATGaagattgaaaaaaataatttaaaaaatagtttagTGAAGCCATTTATATGATTGCATTAATCCAACACTATTTCAGTTTTAACTGTAACTGATGTGACAGCAGCATTTGCACAGCGATgtatttaaagaataaaatatggCACTTACGTGCTTTAAATGAAACTTGGAAAGAAGTCACACGGGATTAATGAGCTGACAACTGACAGGCAGGATACAGAGTTATAGCACtaatgtgtgtagaggtgtgtgagGATATTTGTAGCAGCCTGCTGTTATTTGCATGTGATGTAATGAAGGTAAATACAGTCGACTCAGATCAGAGGCTACAGATGTGTCAACACaactgtcctgctgccttcagatgctgtagggatttaatgaactgaaggagaagcttctcatacagtataaagcagctgctGACAACAGACACTGTACAATTCATCTGTATTAATTTATAGATAAATGCAAACTGAATAACTGTGCTTTAAccacatgaaatgtttttttgcatttttgaagGTGAATGTGACTCCTTGTGACTGAATCCTACCCGTAAAGTTAAACTGGCAACCTCTTTGCTCAAACAATGAGTCATTTGAATCAAATAATTCCCTATAATGTTAAAGAGTTGCTGGTGCAGTTATCTCTAATATTATCATTTTCAGTGACAGCAAAACTAATGacgttcccatcagcctcagctgtaataaatgttagcatactaacacactaaatgaacatggtaaatattacaATTGCTAAACATCACATAAAGGGCATTATATTCCTAATAACAGAGGTGGGTAGAAGACATATTGGAAACTATATATAGACAATATATAGTGCAACATACTTACGTCCACTTTCATAGAGAGGTCACTGGTAATTGGTAGATTTAAATCTCGCCATATGTGATAGTTGTTCTCATCCACACGTGCCTTGTGAGAATTCCTGCCATCACAAGTAATAATTCATTCATAGATCAGTCCAACTGTGAAACTGTGTATGCTGTATTtaccgtattttctctaataaaAGCCGGGTCTCCAAATATGGCCGGGGGTGTGGTTGacatgaacaaataaaggccGGCCCCAAATACAGGccggggagggaaaaaacaagaatGGATTGAGgacgtattcagaccaaatcaggtgttgctGCGCACTGCTGCAGGGTTGTATGGTGGTGTGcaggggtgtgggtgtgtttatttgtgctctagaaagtaactgctgtgaaacaattagatattttttttattgatctgattcactgctttcttaccagctccatctcttcattcactctctagctccctctccctcttcttctctcgtctttttttaaaatgagttcaGAATCCGatagcaaagcctaactttacttttaacgtttcCAAATGAAAAGAAACGTCCGTCCCCCTCCGCTTGGTGCCTGATATAATGTGACTGGTTTGTAGAGATGTACAAGTGCCACAAGATGGCGGTAGCTATAATTGAAGTACCATATAGGACCTGTGCAAGTGTCAGTGACTagattttcctctctctgtagAGAGCGAACATGGTACCCACCAGACGGAAATTTGACGTCAAATTCAAAGAGAGAGTTTTGCAATATGCGGAGGAAAATTAAGGAGCGAGAGCTgcaagacattttgacactgaCCCGAAAAGAATCAGatactggaaaaaacagaagcGTGAGCCTCTGTTAACTGACAAGAGGAGAGCACGGCTAGCTGGAGGTGGGAGGAAGAAAGTTAGCTTGGAGCTCGAGAGACAGctgattgatatttgatatttgactgtgctgttaactggctattaatgtttatatgcAGCGTAACGTTACTTCAGATTCCTTTAGTTTTTAACTGACACTGGCCATATTTCCCCTCCTGTACTTGACCAGTCATACTTCACACaagttatattgaaatgtttgtgtaatgtgagagCAAATGgaggcagatcagaaaacagggaggcttcgtactaaaatatgagcaaatgtactcaaacagagggaattaggaataaaggcctctctctgatataagcctgcttccaataaaggcctggtacctTCTGCAGTTGAAGTGAATAAAGGCCccggccactattagagaaaatacggtaTGTTACTGACACATACCTGAACATCAGTTTATGGATTCCGCTGAGGGTTTCCCCACGTGGAAAAATGTGGCTGCcgctgacacaaacacaacaccgAGGCtgaaacacaacacagtgaTGACGTTTGTTGAGTTTTCAATCCATCAAAAGATTACATCAATAGATTTCACCAATTAGTATGATGATAAATGTGTTGGTCGGCCCTCCATGACACACAGTGAACAACCACATATTCAAGGCTAACCAAAAAGCAACTCCAAGATATTTTGTGTCTGTTACCTTGGTAATGGTGCTCTCAGCTGCCAAACACATGGTCACGACTGCCCCGAGGGAAAGACCAAAAAGTCCAACTCTGTCTGGGATCACTTGAGGATGATCCTTGACGATATTAAACGCCGCCTGTGCAGAAGGAGATACCAGGAGATATAGGAAAGAAAGAATGTTTGATGAACCCCAATTTCAAACTTTTACCATATGTACCTGCaaagtttgtgtgtaaagtccTTGCCAAGTTCTCACTGTTCTGGACTGCAAgaactgatttattttcttttcctatTAATCTGACGACTTTCTCAGTTAATCAATGGgtcagtaaatagtgaaaaatgtcttcaaatgtcttgttttgttcaacaaacagcccaaaaccaaaagaaattCTGCTGACTATCacataaaattaaagctgcaagcagcgttgaatgGGCCTTCGCGCCTCTGTGCACATCGGGCCACGACGCAGTCGCAGGGCTTCTGTcatgggcatgtagatgtcttcagaccctggctgttttcatacagtgcaagaaggagataaacatcacttcctttgtccactattttgcctgctattggggctgctttgctgcaatttcatggggggcgctattcagccagtttgcatcactgatggaatattgtcatgtggatgtgttcaggccgggactcttatcaaacatgtaaagtttggtgcagattgGAGCATGTCCAATAAAGtcatagcaacttcctctgtcatgatgaaacatcaaatctcaatggtgggaggatgagaattttctgcaggttgaggcatgttttattgttatttattgaaattcaagtgaataggcccaaaacttgcataattttgatgacacaggggtgagcaagacagacatgtctcaccctgcagaaaattgtcatcctcacaccgttgagatttgatgtttcaccatgacagaggaaattgctataactttattgtacatgctccagtctgcaccaaactttacatgtttgtaaagtcagacctgtcagccc harbors:
- the LOC137175604 gene encoding peroxisomal succinyl-coenzyme A thioesterase-like isoform X1, which encodes MSQTIPPILSVLPTRALVDEKFKVLVENLPAGSPVTLHSLHHSEDKDYWEAYAHYISDHKGTVSVAEDLSFGGTYAGIEPMGLLWSMRPVPGSRTGLRLRKMDVRSPMLVNISVYSGHKAEGFREQPPLASVLTERWYMAPGVRRIDIKEKGVRGTLFIPPGPGPFPGLMDMWGGGGGLLEYRSALLASHGYVSLALEYFSPGELQSADLEFKYFEAAFNIVKDHPQVIPDRVGLFGLSLGAVVTMCLAAESTITKPRCCVCVSGSHIFPRGETLSGIHKLMFRNSHKARVDENNYHIWRDLNLPITSDLSMKVDVRRINCPMLLVNGHDDQNTPAVESAEDVAQMMHTAGNDHLLTRLHYPDTGHLIEPPYSPHFRATNFIMESTKAKVIVMWGGQTKPHSDAQEDSWRKILAFLQQHLYSTSSPKAKM